The following are encoded together in the Leptotrichia trevisanii DSM 22070 genome:
- a CDS encoding toxin-antitoxin system YwqK family antitoxin: protein MRLKNKIIKNIIMMYFFIFSISCMADNKIDKKYQKIISDIKEFEKKGKFIGYFDDSCNITKGKERAKYYRVLHEKNNGTYLITQHDLDGTLNEIYQATDEYDCWGRDDNSYNRREGKTISFFQNGTKLREANYRNGKLEGKEYWYNENGKIYWILEYKNNIQNGKEIRYFDNGEIEVEENFKNGKRHGEGRYYYENGKLATVTNYLNGIIHGKSITYYKNGRISSETMYKNGEIEGKWADYNKDGSIRDQGEVVNGNGKFRTYFENGKLHSEIIYKNGKRKYVEYYENGKIKGSLTFHENGDISGEGENVYYTE, encoded by the coding sequence ATGAGATTAAAAAATAAAATTATAAAAAATATAATAATGATGTATTTTTTTATTTTTAGTATATCCTGTATGGCAGATAATAAAATTGATAAAAAATATCAAAAAATAATTTCAGATATAAAAGAATTTGAGAAAAAAGGGAAATTTATTGGATATTTTGATGATTCTTGTAATATTACAAAAGGAAAAGAAAGAGCAAAATATTACAGAGTTTTACATGAAAAAAATAATGGAACATATTTAATTACTCAACATGATTTAGACGGAACATTAAATGAAATATATCAGGCAACAGATGAATATGATTGTTGGGGAAGAGATGATAATTCGTACAATAGGAGAGAAGGAAAAACTATTTCTTTTTTTCAAAATGGTACAAAACTTCGAGAAGCAAATTATAGAAATGGAAAACTTGAAGGAAAGGAATACTGGTATAATGAGAACGGTAAAATATATTGGATATTAGAATATAAAAATAATATTCAAAATGGAAAGGAAATACGATATTTTGATAATGGAGAAATTGAGGTAGAAGAGAATTTTAAGAATGGTAAAAGACATGGAGAAGGGCGATATTATTATGAAAATGGCAAGTTGGCTACTGTAACTAATTATTTGAATGGAATTATACACGGTAAGAGTATTACTTATTATAAGAATGGTAGAATAAGTTCAGAAACTATGTATAAAAATGGTGAAATTGAAGGAAAATGGGCGGATTATAATAAGGATGGCTCAATAAGGGATCAGGGGGAAGTAGTTAATGGAAATGGCAAGTTTAGAACATATTTTGAGAATGGAAAATTGCATTCTGAAATAATTTATAAGAATGGGAAAAGAAAATATGTTGAATATTATGAAAACGGGAAAATAAAGGGCTCTTTGACATTTCATGAAAATGGGGATATAAGTGGTGAAGGAGAAAATGTTTATTATACAGAATAA
- a CDS encoding M15 family metallopeptidase has translation MGNKNVINQTNRTILFEEINPEKMDILTLINDARDMDSLDDENVIEINRHLLVGSFKEFLEKLDPRIRCTVKHLINFMEDKYKVRMRVTDGYRSHAQQNELYKKGRTTKGPVVTRVKAGYSYHNYGLAIDVCTIENEKAYWREKDYKLFNNEAVKFGTEWGIKFKDKPHFQFRFGKTASQHYQDYKDRGNKLSYTP, from the coding sequence ATGGGGAATAAAAATGTTATAAATCAGACTAATCGAACGATTTTATTTGAGGAAATTAATCCAGAGAAAATGGATATATTGACGCTTATTAATGATGCAAGGGATATGGATTCGCTGGATGATGAGAATGTTATTGAGATTAACAGGCATCTTTTGGTTGGAAGCTTTAAAGAATTTTTGGAAAAATTAGATCCTAGAATAAGATGTACAGTAAAACATTTGATAAATTTTATGGAAGATAAATATAAGGTAAGAATGAGAGTCACAGATGGATACAGAAGTCATGCTCAGCAAAATGAACTTTATAAAAAAGGGAGAACAACAAAAGGGCCTGTAGTAACACGGGTTAAAGCAGGATACAGTTATCATAATTACGGTTTAGCTATTGATGTTTGTACAATAGAAAATGAAAAAGCATACTGGAGAGAAAAAGATTATAAATTATTTAATAATGAAGCTGTAAAATTTGGTACAGAATGGGGAATTAAGTTTAAAGACAAACCACATTTTCAATTTAGATTTGGTAAAACAGCAAGTCAACATTACCAAGATTATAAAGATAGAGGAAATAAATTGAGTTATACACCTTAA
- a CDS encoding DUF4280 domain-containing protein, protein MVNRKFNGVDIGDSAVEFFEKLAILESGGKYNLADQSSYIGKYQIGTDVLMDMGWLPKGSTWANARFIGEGATKWKLTGKRSFLNTPAAQDEVMMRSVKMRWATMKKHKDKICKNISVPKNAIYKGPGKVTVSEKIVKETMMKKRKYGYKAEDLRGKSFLLTSSGMMAASHLCGQGAMSNALENNFKGVWGIPVDGNAMPSLLYAENLAGYDLSVIIGFKDNCEVGHKVVEKNHTQTDNKNINKQAVVQQKPKTNVSNNSQPKSTQMQKPASTSNTAKMENAENNSKVGVFTFNGQKFEEVWDSEEYKRDRAENGKAPELAFVSPEEAILKRLQAKFQDENVYNQDYVKYLETKTGKKVLEENKEDINVILKMYDEATKDNRNIGNVIRQHGFDILRGREENNEVLRIQDIVYYIYSYPIPNKSAVESLEYVFSQYSAKYVKFPDKKPVNKFKKQNDYVDKIQGVIQIHVKDEEVKIEKNKLPEKYDKYMQGIKDIDEIVIKVSKKQPSELQKTRCENLIRELGKNELEYEKTYLMDENGVRQFPLSRRLIDNIIIEFLKVQTGFKEENEIKYFDNHKYRDSNIVRNYLLWYIKKHKGIDLPSKSEMGLFGRLQKIGKDIRVTTVLNDWITSKSAIKVRNIRKISNLIDEVYENYRDDSDFEKDKSIIQALFKDSKELRDYAANIDSMDLYAFYKSFYDLQNVINPTGELFVNTNCMLKCTLGKDISRLIINEDRVMLKGGKQANINDTKIQPFKSCSAIGICQPALIGAWEKNTDVKVRDKPALLDISTIQCMHGGTISIDDAGQKEVGTAVTKAKEFKEAVRDADCQYRLLINICSDVNNNFMQTKLKKEAQNFAKWKRYKTGVMNNMRSYFSKDVKNMLGMRKLTDFEKKDKENFIKKNKAKMQIANQEVTSEKEKYLRKRIYATFKEAYKSVKQKSGPKFDTKGIIKNYGLSLCDYERKRFYSAKMLPVITYGYLMRAGNLTITENAKKLIESELNSDVNTINTEQIKLQNYKIQINVKQTKTIPKQRIKSSDVSNWIGIGKMLYTSTKHAPTARDVLNAIRKNGRSVAVCPFSQGVWDETHSSSKSNNTTQKKSDNSPKMEIKENTAKYQSNVLNSKSNTVKSVSKNTKTESNAKSQNNTKSSQAVTSCKTCPHTGVQGKYILDVVRIEERSLGTLSTFRILDPSGREVSGFNGYVVEREGPDTIVSGRKKRIVQGMHQLRWHQRPDKIKNGKIIRKGYLAVGVFNHTENPQGLEHKRLKKKVLIHENRFVLIHPVGVSSGLEGCLAPARNYKRNGDRYVTQGSQDLFNEIIKFIKKIEEKKVVNHNELIKFRLRVSNKINK, encoded by the coding sequence GTGGTAAACAGGAAATTTAATGGGGTAGATATTGGGGATAGTGCAGTTGAATTTTTTGAAAAATTAGCGATATTGGAAAGTGGTGGAAAATATAATTTAGCAGATCAAAGTTCTTATATCGGAAAATATCAAATTGGAACAGATGTTCTGATGGATATGGGTTGGCTTCCAAAAGGTTCAACTTGGGCAAATGCTAGATTTATTGGTGAAGGTGCAACAAAATGGAAATTAACAGGTAAACGTAGTTTTTTAAATACGCCTGCAGCTCAGGATGAAGTTATGATGCGTTCTGTAAAGATGAGATGGGCAACTATGAAAAAACATAAGGATAAAATTTGTAAAAACATATCAGTTCCTAAAAATGCGATTTATAAAGGTCCAGGAAAAGTAACGGTTTCTGAAAAAATAGTAAAAGAAACAATGATGAAAAAACGAAAGTATGGATATAAAGCAGAAGATTTGAGGGGAAAAAGTTTTTTGCTTACATCATCTGGAATGATGGCGGCATCACATTTATGTGGGCAAGGTGCGATGTCTAATGCTTTGGAGAATAATTTTAAAGGTGTCTGGGGAATACCAGTAGATGGAAATGCAATGCCTTCCTTACTTTATGCTGAAAATTTAGCAGGATATGATTTATCAGTAATCATTGGATTTAAAGATAATTGTGAAGTTGGGCATAAAGTTGTGGAGAAGAATCATACTCAAACTGATAACAAAAATATAAATAAACAGGCAGTAGTCCAACAGAAACCTAAAACTAATGTTTCAAATAATTCCCAGCCAAAATCGACACAAATGCAAAAGCCTGCTTCAACATCAAATACTGCAAAAATGGAAAATGCTGAAAATAACAGCAAAGTAGGAGTGTTTACATTTAATGGGCAGAAATTTGAGGAAGTCTGGGATAGTGAAGAGTATAAGAGGGATAGAGCTGAAAACGGGAAAGCTCCTGAATTAGCTTTTGTAAGTCCAGAAGAGGCTATTTTAAAGAGATTGCAAGCTAAGTTTCAAGATGAAAATGTTTATAATCAGGATTATGTAAAATATTTGGAAACTAAGACTGGGAAAAAGGTGTTGGAAGAGAACAAGGAAGACATAAATGTTATTTTGAAAATGTATGACGAGGCAACCAAAGATAACAGGAATATTGGAAATGTGATAAGACAGCATGGGTTTGATATTTTAAGAGGAAGGGAAGAAAATAATGAAGTTTTGCGGATTCAGGATATAGTTTATTATATTTATTCGTATCCTATTCCAAATAAAAGTGCTGTGGAATCTTTAGAATATGTGTTTAGTCAATATTCGGCAAAATATGTGAAATTTCCTGATAAAAAACCAGTAAATAAATTTAAGAAGCAAAATGATTATGTGGATAAAATACAAGGCGTGATTCAAATACATGTAAAAGATGAGGAAGTTAAGATTGAAAAAAATAAATTGCCTGAAAAATATGATAAATATATGCAAGGAATAAAGGATATTGACGAAATTGTTATAAAAGTTAGTAAAAAACAGCCATCAGAATTGCAAAAGACAAGATGTGAAAATTTGATAAGGGAACTTGGTAAAAATGAGCTGGAATATGAAAAAACTTATTTGATGGACGAAAATGGAGTTAGGCAATTTCCTTTGTCAAGAAGACTGATTGACAATATAATAATTGAATTTTTGAAGGTACAGACTGGATTTAAGGAAGAAAATGAAATTAAGTATTTTGATAACCATAAATACAGAGATAGTAACATAGTGAGAAATTATTTGTTATGGTATATAAAAAAACACAAGGGAATAGATTTGCCTTCGAAAAGTGAAATGGGACTATTTGGCAGGCTTCAAAAAATTGGAAAAGATATAAGGGTAACTACTGTTCTTAATGACTGGATAACTTCAAAATCAGCTATAAAAGTGCGAAATATCAGAAAAATAAGCAATTTGATTGATGAAGTCTATGAAAATTACAGGGATGATTCAGATTTTGAGAAAGATAAAAGTATTATTCAGGCTTTATTTAAGGACAGCAAGGAATTAAGAGATTATGCGGCAAATATTGATTCTATGGACTTGTACGCCTTTTATAAATCATTTTATGACTTGCAGAATGTTATAAATCCTACTGGGGAACTGTTTGTAAATACTAACTGCATGTTAAAGTGTACACTTGGAAAGGATATTAGTAGGTTAATAATAAATGAGGATAGAGTTATGCTTAAAGGAGGAAAGCAGGCAAATATAAATGATACTAAAATACAGCCGTTTAAGTCCTGTAGTGCTATTGGAATTTGCCAACCTGCGTTAATAGGGGCGTGGGAGAAAAATACAGATGTAAAAGTGAGGGATAAGCCTGCATTATTGGATATTTCGACTATACAATGTATGCACGGTGGAACGATAAGCATTGATGATGCTGGGCAAAAGGAAGTGGGAACAGCAGTTACTAAGGCTAAGGAATTTAAGGAAGCTGTAAGAGATGCGGATTGTCAATACAGGCTGTTAATAAACATTTGTAGTGATGTAAACAATAATTTTATGCAGACGAAATTAAAAAAAGAGGCACAGAACTTTGCTAAGTGGAAGAGATATAAAACTGGAGTAATGAACAACATGCGTTCATATTTTTCAAAGGATGTAAAAAATATGCTTGGAATGAGAAAATTAACTGATTTTGAAAAGAAAGACAAAGAAAATTTCATAAAGAAAAATAAGGCAAAAATGCAAATTGCAAATCAGGAAGTTACTTCGGAAAAAGAAAAATATTTAAGAAAAAGAATTTATGCCACATTCAAGGAAGCCTATAAAAGTGTAAAACAAAAATCAGGGCCTAAATTTGATACTAAAGGGATAATAAAAAACTATGGCTTAAGTTTGTGTGATTACGAAAGAAAACGTTTTTATTCTGCAAAAATGCTCCCTGTAATAACTTATGGGTATTTAATGCGTGCTGGAAATCTGACTATAACAGAAAATGCAAAAAAACTGATTGAATCAGAATTAAATAGTGATGTAAATACTATAAATACAGAACAGATAAAATTACAGAACTACAAAATACAAATAAATGTAAAACAGACAAAGACAATTCCAAAACAAAGAATAAAATCATCAGATGTGTCAAACTGGATTGGAATAGGGAAAATGCTTTATACCTCTACAAAACATGCTCCAACTGCGAGAGATGTGTTAAATGCCATAAGAAAAAATGGAAGAAGTGTGGCGGTGTGCCCGTTTAGTCAAGGAGTGTGGGATGAAACTCATAGTTCTTCAAAATCTAATAATACTACACAGAAAAAAAGTGATAATAGTCCTAAAATGGAAATCAAGGAGAATACAGCTAAATATCAGTCAAATGTTCTGAACTCAAAATCTAATACTGTAAAATCTGTTAGTAAAAATACAAAAACAGAAAGTAATGCTAAGAGTCAAAATAATACTAAAAGTTCTCAAGCAGTTACGAGTTGTAAAACATGTCCACATACTGGAGTACAAGGGAAATATATTTTAGATGTTGTGAGAATAGAAGAACGTTCATTAGGTACATTATCTACATTTCGTATATTAGATCCTAGTGGTAGGGAAGTTTCTGGATTTAATGGATATGTAGTTGAGAGAGAAGGTCCTGATACGATTGTTTCTGGTAGAAAAAAGAGAATTGTACAAGGTATGCATCAATTGAGATGGCATCAAAGACCTGATAAAATAAAAAACGGAAAAATAATACGGAAAGGGTATTTAGCAGTAGGTGTTTTTAATCATACTGAAAATCCTCAAGGTTTAGAACATAAAAGATTAAAGAAAAAAGTTTTAATTCATGAAAATAGATTTGTTTTAATTCATCCAGTTGGAGTAAGTTCTGGTTTAGAAGGATGTTTGGCACCTGCGAGAAATTATAAAAGAAATGGGGATAGATACGTTACACAAGGGTCTCAAGATTTATTTAATGAAATAATAAAATTTATTAAAAAAATAGAGGAAAAAAAAGTTGTAAATCATAATGAACTTATAAAATTTAGATTGAGAGTATCTAATAAAATAAACAAATAG
- a CDS encoding leucine-rich repeat domain-containing protein, with product MKNTLGILIFLIFMACSNSKSEELQENKSTNEQMTQIHTISRQDKSCTELGKYNINVEKIELKNKGLEEISCIANYKNVKVLDLRWNKIKDVKPLGNLKKLEVLKINFNQIENVKPLLNLSNLKELWIHNNKISDIRGIGKLTKLEHLDISFNPLKNGVGEISGLKRLKRLELREVPKEIVDYVYENYRNFMIPEKIFIEQRYPELTAKRKNEVKYPNFSEFESKIYGFETVKIIKELSTKEIALDKLPKEVYKIVDEYNKNSEEADDKVEGAAFFTNNVYSIYTLTYPFVYAGQSNSETFFTKNGKVIVRDIVNLNSQLESIDGNNLFLSIVAASGGTNYAITDMKSEQMWREEFRDFGLISPKRTGKIFITASKENVVNVRKNHGSDSSIIHKLANNVAVEEISNEEGWKYVYFYNKDGGYYMKGYIHKSQLK from the coding sequence GTGAAAAATACACTTGGAATACTAATTTTTCTAATATTTATGGCTTGCAGTAATAGCAAAAGTGAGGAATTGCAAGAAAATAAAAGTACAAATGAACAAATGACACAAATCCATACAATTTCCAGACAAGATAAAAGCTGTACTGAACTAGGAAAATATAACATTAATGTTGAAAAAATAGAATTAAAAAATAAAGGATTGGAGGAGATAAGCTGTATTGCAAATTATAAAAATGTAAAAGTTCTAGATTTACGCTGGAATAAAATCAAGGATGTAAAACCGTTGGGAAACCTGAAAAAATTGGAAGTTTTAAAAATAAATTTTAATCAGATAGAAAATGTAAAACCGTTATTAAATTTATCCAATTTAAAGGAACTATGGATACATAACAATAAAATAAGTGATATTAGAGGGATTGGGAAATTAACAAAATTGGAACATCTGGATATAAGTTTTAATCCGTTAAAAAATGGAGTAGGAGAAATTTCTGGATTGAAAAGGTTAAAAAGACTGGAATTACGGGAAGTTCCAAAGGAAATAGTAGATTATGTATATGAAAATTATCGTAATTTTATGATTCCTGAAAAAATATTTATTGAGCAAAGATACCCAGAACTCACTGCAAAAAGGAAAAATGAAGTAAAATATCCTAATTTTTCAGAATTTGAAAGTAAAATATATGGTTTTGAAACAGTAAAAATTATAAAAGAGCTTTCTACAAAGGAAATTGCACTGGATAAACTTCCAAAAGAAGTTTACAAGATAGTTGATGAATATAATAAAAATTCTGAAGAAGCGGATGATAAAGTGGAGGGAGCAGCTTTTTTTACAAATAATGTTTACTCAATATACACTCTTACTTATCCTTTTGTCTATGCAGGACAATCAAATAGTGAAACTTTTTTTACGAAAAATGGAAAAGTGATTGTAAGAGATATAGTAAATTTAAATTCACAATTGGAAAGTATCGATGGAAACAATCTGTTTTTATCAATAGTTGCAGCAAGTGGAGGGACAAATTATGCAATAACGGATATGAAAAGTGAACAGATGTGGCGTGAAGAATTTAGAGATTTTGGACTAATATCACCTAAGAGAACAGGTAAAATTTTTATAACAGCTTCAAAGGAAAATGTTGTTAATGTAAGAAAAAACCATGGTTCAGACAGTTCCATAATTCATAAATTAGCGAATAATGTTGCAGTTGAGGAAATTTCAAATGAAGAAGGCTGGAAATATGTGTATTTTTATAATAAAGATGGAGGATATTATATGAAAGGCTATATACATAAGAGCCAGTTAAAGTAG
- the ribH gene encoding 6,7-dimethyl-8-ribityllumazine synthase, giving the protein MRTFEGKFDGRDVKIAIVAGRFNEFITSKLVGGALDVLKRNDVSEENIDIAWVPGAFEIPLIAKKLANTQKYDAIITLGAVIKGSTPHFDYVCAEVSKGVAQISLQSELPIIFGVLTTNNIEEAIERAGTKAGNKGADAAFSAIEMINLIKEIG; this is encoded by the coding sequence ATGAGAACTTTTGAAGGAAAATTTGATGGAAGAGATGTAAAAATAGCTATCGTAGCTGGAAGGTTTAATGAATTTATTACTTCCAAACTTGTTGGAGGAGCTTTGGATGTATTGAAAAGAAATGATGTTTCTGAGGAAAATATTGATATTGCCTGGGTGCCAGGAGCATTTGAAATACCACTAATTGCAAAAAAATTAGCAAATACACAAAAATATGATGCAATAATTACTCTTGGAGCTGTTATAAAAGGTTCTACACCACACTTTGACTATGTTTGTGCAGAAGTTTCAAAAGGAGTTGCCCAAATTTCATTACAAAGTGAATTACCTATAATTTTTGGAGTTTTAACTACAAATAACATTGAAGAAGCTATTGAAAGAGCTGGGACAAAAGCTGGAAATAAAGGGGCAGATGCGGCATTTTCTGCAATTGAAATGATTAATTTAATAAAAGAAATTGGATAA
- the ribD gene encoding bifunctional diaminohydroxyphosphoribosylaminopyrimidine deaminase/5-amino-6-(5-phosphoribosylamino)uracil reductase RibD, translated as MNENIDEKYVKMAIELAKKGAGAVNPNPMVGAVVVQDGKVIGTGYHKYFGGPHAEVYALDEASKNSEDLSDATIYVTLEPCSHYGKTPPCAEKIVKMGLKRCVIGSSDPNPKVAGKGVQILKNAGIEVTENVLKTECDAINQVFFKYIITKLPYLFLKCAITLDGKIATKTGNSKWITNEVAREKVHFYRNKFTGIMVGINTVLADNPSLTARIENGVNPYRIIIDPHLKTEKDYTVIKENTDEKTIIITSEKNKNSEKQLDFSENNKVKFVFLNGTKFSFKEILEKIGTLGIDSILLEGGQSLISQAFEEDVVDAGEIFIANKILGDNDGKSFIAGFDKKNMNEAIILKNVKYNVYGENVGMEFLQKTYN; from the coding sequence ATGAATGAAAATATTGATGAAAAATATGTGAAAATGGCAATTGAACTGGCAAAAAAAGGGGCTGGGGCAGTTAATCCCAATCCAATGGTTGGAGCTGTTGTCGTTCAAGATGGAAAAGTTATTGGAACTGGCTATCACAAGTATTTTGGAGGGCCTCATGCCGAAGTTTACGCTTTGGACGAAGCTTCAAAAAATTCAGAAGATTTGTCAGATGCAACAATTTATGTCACATTGGAACCTTGCTCACATTATGGAAAAACACCGCCTTGTGCAGAAAAGATTGTGAAAATGGGACTAAAAAGATGTGTTATCGGTTCATCTGATCCAAATCCAAAAGTGGCTGGAAAAGGTGTACAAATATTGAAAAATGCTGGAATTGAAGTTACTGAAAATGTTTTAAAAACCGAATGTGATGCAATAAATCAAGTGTTTTTCAAATATATAATTACAAAATTGCCATATTTATTCTTAAAATGTGCGATTACTCTAGATGGAAAAATTGCTACAAAAACAGGCAATTCCAAATGGATTACAAACGAAGTGGCACGTGAAAAAGTACATTTTTACCGAAACAAATTTACGGGAATAATGGTTGGCATAAATACTGTTTTAGCTGATAATCCAAGCCTTACTGCGAGAATTGAAAACGGTGTAAATCCATACAGAATAATTATTGATCCGCATTTAAAAACTGAAAAAGATTACACTGTTATTAAGGAAAATACTGATGAAAAAACCATAATTATTACATCAGAAAAAAATAAAAATTCTGAAAAGCAGTTAGATTTTTCTGAAAATAACAAGGTTAAATTTGTATTTTTAAATGGTACAAAATTCAGCTTTAAAGAAATTCTTGAAAAAATTGGAACATTAGGAATTGACTCAATTTTGCTGGAAGGTGGACAATCACTTATTTCACAGGCTTTTGAAGAAGATGTTGTTGACGCTGGAGAAATTTTTATTGCTAATAAAATTTTGGGCGATAATGACGGAAAATCTTTTATTGCTGGATTTGATAAAAAAAATATGAATGAAGCCATCATCTTGAAAAACGTAAAATATAATGTTTATGGTGAAAATGTTGGAATGGAATTTTTACAAAAAACTTATAATTAG
- a CDS encoding riboflavin synthase, translated as MFTGLVEETGKIIDIAKKTASIEITIRGKKVAEKAQIGDSIAVNGVCLTVTKLNGNDFTTDVMFETIKRSGLKRAKAGDIVNLEKSLTLMTFLGGHLVMGDVDCEAKIVSITDKGIAKVYKFQLDKNYKNNMKYIVEKGRVTIDGASLTVIDVDDNAGIFSVSLIPHTIENITVGIKKTGDFVNIETDLFGKYVEKILKFDNFENTENKGKKSNLTMEFLQKHGF; from the coding sequence ATGTTTACTGGTTTAGTTGAAGAAACTGGAAAAATTATTGATATTGCGAAAAAAACTGCAAGTATCGAAATTACAATAAGGGGGAAAAAAGTTGCTGAAAAAGCACAGATTGGGGACAGTATCGCTGTAAATGGCGTGTGTCTGACTGTTACAAAGCTAAATGGAAATGACTTTACTACCGATGTAATGTTTGAAACTATTAAAAGAAGTGGCTTGAAGCGTGCTAAGGCTGGAGATATTGTCAATCTTGAAAAATCGCTTACACTTATGACTTTTCTAGGCGGACATCTTGTAATGGGAGATGTTGACTGTGAAGCTAAAATTGTGTCGATTACTGATAAGGGAATTGCGAAAGTGTACAAATTCCAGCTGGATAAAAATTATAAAAATAATATGAAATACATTGTTGAAAAAGGACGTGTAACGATTGACGGAGCGAGCCTTACAGTAATTGATGTAGACGATAATGCTGGAATTTTCTCGGTTTCACTTATTCCACATACGATTGAAAATATTACCGTTGGAATAAAAAAAACTGGGGATTTTGTAAATATTGAAACAGATTTGTTTGGAAAATATGTTGAAAAAATATTAAAGTTTGACAATTTTGAAAATACAGAAAATAAAGGTAAAAAATCCAATTTAACAATGGAATTTTTACAAAAACATGGATTTTAA
- a CDS encoding bifunctional 3,4-dihydroxy-2-butanone-4-phosphate synthase/GTP cyclohydrolase II produces the protein MSENKIKFDSVGAAIEDLKKGIPVVVVDDEDRENEGDLIIPADIVTYETLNFIINEARGLMCVPMSRKRAEELELNLMVQHNTDYFGTAFTISVDSLEGTTTGISTGDRLKTIKDLADSTKTAKDFRKPGHIFPLIAREGGVLERKGHTEAAVDLSKLAGFSEVGVIMEILREDGEMARRNDLFEFCQKHNLKLITIDDLIVYIKKNEKLVKNEAVVDIPTQFGKFTFTGYSDKIEHKEYIAVMKGEIKNKENITVRLHSECLTGDVFGSKRCDCQEQLHRALNELEESGEGLIIYLRQEGRGIGILNKLKAYKLQDEGYDTVEANHKLGFSDDLRDYAVAAQIIKDLGIKSIILKTNNPKKIEGLEKYGIKVAGRTEIEITANDVDKDYLKVKKEKMGHLLKQEL, from the coding sequence ATGTCGGAAAACAAGATAAAGTTTGATAGTGTTGGAGCCGCCATTGAAGACTTGAAAAAAGGTATTCCTGTGGTAGTTGTCGATGATGAGGACAGGGAAAATGAAGGAGATTTAATAATTCCTGCTGATATCGTAACTTACGAAACTTTAAATTTTATAATTAATGAAGCACGTGGTCTTATGTGTGTGCCAATGTCTAGAAAGAGAGCCGAAGAGCTTGAATTAAATCTAATGGTTCAGCACAATACTGACTATTTTGGAACAGCCTTTACTATTTCAGTTGACTCGCTGGAAGGTACAACTACAGGAATTTCTACAGGGGACAGATTAAAAACAATAAAAGATTTGGCAGATTCTACAAAAACTGCAAAAGACTTTAGAAAACCAGGGCATATATTTCCATTAATTGCTCGTGAAGGTGGTGTTCTAGAACGAAAGGGACATACTGAAGCAGCTGTTGATTTATCTAAGCTTGCAGGATTTTCTGAGGTAGGTGTAATTATGGAAATTTTGAGAGAAGATGGAGAAATGGCTCGTCGAAATGACTTATTTGAATTTTGCCAAAAACATAATCTAAAATTAATTACAATTGATGATTTAATTGTTTATATAAAAAAAAACGAAAAATTAGTTAAAAATGAAGCAGTTGTTGATATTCCAACACAATTCGGAAAATTTACTTTCACAGGTTATAGTGATAAAATTGAACATAAAGAATATATTGCAGTTATGAAAGGCGAAATAAAAAATAAAGAAAATATTACAGTCAGACTTCACTCCGAATGCCTAACAGGCGATGTTTTTGGCTCAAAACGGTGTGATTGTCAAGAACAGCTTCATAGAGCCCTGAACGAACTGGAAGAAAGTGGAGAAGGGCTTATAATTTATCTACGTCAGGAAGGGCGTGGAATTGGTATTTTGAACAAATTAAAGGCATATAAATTACAAGATGAAGGTTACGATACTGTGGAAGCTAATCATAAATTGGGATTTTCTGATGATTTGAGGGATTACGCTGTGGCAGCACAAATTATAAAGGATTTGGGAATAAAATCTATTATTTTAAAAACTAATAATCCAAAGAAAATCGAAGGACTTGAAAAATATGGAATTAAAGTTGCTGGACGTACAGAAATTGAAATTACTGCCAATGATGTGGATAAAGATTATTTGAAAGTGAAGAAGGAGAAAATGGGACATTTATTGAAACAGGAACTTTAA
- a CDS encoding 5-oxoproline transporter, DUF969 family subunit, with translation MSIRIGGHVQFICPLIFPTAEVAAKSHKKENLTEKENEDLKSLSEGVS, from the coding sequence TTGTCAATCAGAATTGGCGGACACGTACAGTTTATTTGTCCCCTTATTTTCCCAACGGCAGAAGTCGCAGCAAAATCTCATAAAAAAGAAAATTTGACTGAAAAGGAGAATGAAGACTTAAAAAGTTTAAGTGAGGGTGTCTCATAA